From the Salvelinus alpinus chromosome 12, SLU_Salpinus.1, whole genome shotgun sequence genome, the window gatccgccagagccagccagccaggatccgccagagacagccagccaggatccaccagagtcagccagccaggatccgccagagccagccagccaggatccgcccctcagtccggagctgcccctcagtccggagctgcccctcagtccggtgctgcccctcagtccggtgctgccccttagtccggtgctgccccttagtccggtgctgccccttagtccggtgctgccccttaatccagtggggttaatttggagggtggccatttggaggaggctaccaaagcgggtattgacaatggtggagtgggggccacgtcccgcacccgagcctcCGCCATGAtggggcccaccccggaccctcccctttctgtgtcaggttttgcggccggagtccgcatctttgggggggggggggtactgtcacgccctggccttagttatcttggttttctttattattttagttaggtcagggtgtgacatggggaatgtatgtgtttttgtagtgtctaggggtgttgtatgtgtatggggcagtgtatagtgtagttgtctaggtaagtctatggttgcctgaagggttctcaatcagagacacctgtcattcattgtctctgattgggagccatatttaaggcagccataggcattaagttaatgtgggtaattgtctatgttgtacgtttgatgCTTGTGTATGCACTTACGttgttagcttcacggttgtttgttgttttgtttagtttgtgttTAGTACGTGTTTCATCTTCGTCTAATaaaggaagatgtatttttctcacgctgcgccttggtccactctttcaccacaagacgaccgtgacagcaggccagaggtggatgaacgcagtgcccttgtttgggtgtagggcctgatcagagcctgaaggtacggaggtgccgttcccctcacagctccgtaggcaagcaccatggtcttgtagcggatgcgagcttcaactagaagccagtggagagcgcggaggagcggggtgacgtgagagaacttgggaaggttgaacaccagacgggctgcggcgttctggatgagttgtaggggtttaatggcacaggcagggagcccagccaacagcgagttgcagtaatccagacgggagatgacaagtgcctggattaggacctgcgccgcttcctgtgtaaggcagggtcgtactctgcgaatgttgtagagcatgaacctacaggaacgggtcaccgccttgatgttagttgagaacgacagggtgttgtccaggatcacgccaaggttcttagcactctgggaggaggacacaatggagttgtcaaccgtgatggccagatcatggaacgggcagtccttccccgggaggaagagcagctccctcttgccgaggttcagcttgaggtggtgatccgtcatccacactgatatgtctgccagacatgcagagatgcgattcgccacctggttatcagaggggggaaaggagaagattaattgtgtgtcgtctgcatagcaatgataggagagaccatgtgaggatatgacagagccaagtgacttggtgtatagcgagaataggagagggcctagaacagagccctgggggacaccagtggtgagagcacgtggtgcggagacagattct encodes:
- the LOC139535879 gene encoding uncharacterized protein; translated protein: MTDHHLKLNLGKRELLFLPGKDCPFHDLAITVDNSIVSSSQSAKNLGVILDNTLSFSTNIKAVTRSCRFMLYNIRRVRPCLTQEAAQVLIQALVISRLDYCNSLLAGLPACAIKPLQLIQNAAARLVFNLPKFSHVTPLLRALHWLLVEARIRYKTMVLAYGAVRGTAPPYLQALIRPYTQTRALRSSTSGLLSRSSCGERVDQGAA